From one Anaerococcus prevotii DSM 20548 genomic stretch:
- a CDS encoding GNAT family N-acetyltransferase, giving the protein MKIEEYTEFNMDEIKSLYDAVGWKAYTDNMTRLMKGYKNSLKVLAAFRDDELIGIIRAVGDGLTIVFIQDILVMPNEQRKGVGKSLLRAMIDLYPEVRQIELVTDIDPKTIGFYKSLGFKELSEVGCCGFMRLL; this is encoded by the coding sequence ATGAAGATTGAGGAATATACGGAATTTAATATGGATGAAATTAAGAGCCTATATGATGCTGTTGGATGGAAGGCTTATACTGATAATATGACAAGGTTAATGAAAGGATACAAAAATTCTCTGAAGGTATTAGCTGCCTTTAGGGACGATGAGCTGATAGGAATAATTCGTGCAGTAGGTGATGGATTAACAATAGTATTTATCCAAGATATTTTAGTCATGCCTAATGAACAGAGAAAGGGGGTAGGAAAGTCCCTACTTAGGGCTATGATTGATTTATATCCGGAAGTTAGACAAATAGAGTTGGTAACAGATATCGATCCAAAAACTATAGGCTTTTATAAATCCCTAGGCTTTAAAGAATTATCGGAAGTAGGATGCTGTGGTTTTATGAGACTATTGTAA